One stretch of Amycolatopsis tolypomycina DNA includes these proteins:
- a CDS encoding AfsR/SARP family transcriptional regulator produces MQTTVPTPRATTPGFRVLGLLQVRGREPVVVTARRQQVVLALLLLNGNRVVPLAALLDALWGAEPPATARAQVQTCVSALRRALAKAGLGERISARGSGYCLDLAPGELDLHEFEALVARGRAARRPEEARAAFREALALWRGEPLTGIDSAVVRAHQVRIAQRRVEVLEDCLDAELELGLHREVVGEISVLTEEHPLRERFVLQLMTALHRCGRRVEALAAYRAVRRRFVEELGLEPGAALRELHQDILAGSSEAPPHGRAVPRMLPARLPYFTGHERLLAALRRGLTDDGPGAAVVTVLTGRGGVGKSAVAAEAAHRAAPAFPDGVLYARLAEEDAAEVLARFLHALGVPAAEIPDDLDGRAALYRSVLAGRRVLTVLEDAAGLARVTPFVADARGCRLLVTTHARVASRPGLAVAELDVLDGAEGVELLSALVGEDRVTAELSDAVELVELCGGLPLAVTAAATHVAARPGRTLAQEVARLRAEDDRLGRLGAGVRAAVGRGLDELPAPARELFARLALLPPGSWAGWAAAALGSADALESLVDARLVDVAGARYRLPSLTRLLAAEMLAGQPLRAPSRRLFGAWLQVTDEVRGVAAGSAPRTPVSAELGDVSTWYDRESAGLLAAVRQAAAAGEPEYCAELALAVADLAGARGRYADWRESGETALRAVVSAGDRRVEAALERSLGELAVRESRFADAAGRITRALTAGEQAGGMSWDELVRQVLAGVDRARAAVVAGSGVPGFSPREPGPGNHAAAPRIAVGRNQYELAADRAPGDAARSTGRAGHRRLPRPRPISWRRESEYPEEA; encoded by the coding sequence GTGCAGACCACCGTGCCGACACCCCGAGCCACCACCCCCGGTTTCCGCGTGCTGGGCCTGCTGCAGGTCCGCGGCCGCGAGCCCGTCGTCGTCACCGCCCGCCGTCAGCAGGTGGTGCTCGCCCTGCTGCTGCTCAACGGCAACCGCGTGGTGCCACTGGCGGCGCTGCTCGACGCGCTGTGGGGCGCCGAGCCGCCCGCCACGGCACGGGCACAGGTCCAGACCTGCGTGTCGGCCCTGCGCCGCGCGCTGGCGAAAGCCGGCCTGGGCGAGCGGATTTCCGCGCGCGGCAGCGGCTACTGCCTCGACCTCGCGCCCGGCGAGCTGGACCTGCACGAGTTCGAGGCACTGGTGGCCCGCGGCCGGGCCGCGCGGCGGCCGGAGGAGGCGCGGGCCGCGTTCCGCGAGGCTTTGGCGCTGTGGCGCGGGGAACCGCTCACCGGGATCGACAGTGCCGTCGTGCGCGCCCACCAGGTCCGGATCGCGCAGCGGCGCGTGGAGGTGCTCGAGGACTGCCTCGACGCCGAGCTCGAGCTGGGGTTGCACCGCGAGGTCGTCGGCGAGATCTCGGTGCTGACCGAGGAACACCCGCTGCGCGAACGGTTCGTGCTGCAGCTGATGACGGCGTTGCACCGGTGCGGCCGCCGGGTCGAGGCGCTCGCCGCCTACCGGGCCGTGCGCCGCCGCTTCGTCGAAGAGCTGGGCCTGGAGCCCGGCGCGGCGCTGCGCGAGCTGCACCAGGACATCCTCGCCGGCTCGAGCGAGGCGCCGCCGCACGGCCGCGCGGTCCCGCGGATGCTGCCCGCGCGCCTGCCGTACTTCACCGGGCACGAGCGGCTGCTGGCCGCGCTGCGCCGGGGCCTGACCGACGACGGTCCCGGCGCGGCCGTGGTCACGGTCCTCACCGGACGCGGCGGGGTCGGCAAGTCCGCCGTCGCGGCGGAGGCCGCGCACCGGGCCGCGCCGGCGTTCCCGGACGGGGTGCTCTACGCGCGGCTCGCCGAGGAGGACGCGGCCGAGGTGCTGGCCCGGTTCCTGCACGCCCTCGGCGTGCCCGCGGCGGAGATCCCCGACGACCTGGACGGCCGCGCGGCGCTGTACCGCAGCGTGCTGGCCGGGCGCCGGGTGCTGACCGTGCTGGAGGACGCGGCCGGCCTGGCGCGCGTCACGCCGTTCGTCGCGGACGCCCGGGGCTGCCGGCTGCTGGTGACCACCCACGCCCGCGTGGCGTCCCGGCCCGGGCTGGCGGTGGCCGAGCTGGACGTGCTGGACGGCGCGGAGGGCGTCGAGCTGCTGTCGGCGCTGGTCGGCGAAGATCGCGTGACGGCCGAGCTGTCCGATGCGGTGGAGCTGGTGGAGCTGTGCGGCGGGTTGCCGCTGGCGGTGACGGCGGCGGCCACGCACGTCGCGGCCCGCCCGGGCCGCACGCTGGCCCAGGAGGTGGCGCGGCTGCGGGCCGAGGACGACCGCCTCGGCCGGCTCGGCGCGGGCGTCCGGGCGGCGGTCGGCCGGGGGCTGGACGAGCTGCCGGCACCGGCGCGGGAGCTGTTCGCGCGGCTGGCCCTGTTGCCGCCGGGCAGCTGGGCGGGCTGGGCCGCCGCGGCGCTCGGCTCGGCGGACGCACTGGAGTCGCTGGTCGACGCGCGCCTGGTCGACGTCGCCGGAGCCCGCTACCGGCTGCCGTCGCTGACCCGGCTGCTGGCGGCGGAAATGCTGGCCGGACAACCACTTCGGGCGCCGTCCCGGCGGCTGTTCGGGGCGTGGCTGCAGGTGACGGACGAGGTCAGGGGCGTCGCGGCGGGCAGCGCGCCGCGGACGCCGGTTTCGGCCGAGCTCGGTGACGTGAGCACGTGGTACGATCGGGAGTCGGCCGGGCTGCTGGCCGCGGTGCGCCAAGCCGCGGCGGCGGGGGAGCCGGAGTACTGCGCGGAACTGGCACTGGCGGTGGCCGACCTGGCGGGGGCGCGCGGCCGGTACGCGGACTGGCGCGAGAGCGGCGAGACGGCGTTGCGCGCGGTGGTCTCGGCAGGCGACCGGCGCGTGGAGGCGGCGCTCGAACGGTCACTGGGCGAGCTGGCGGTCCGCGAGAGCCGGTTCGCCGACGCGGCGGGCCGCATCACGCGGGCGCTCACGGCGGGCGAGCAGGCGGGCGGGATGAGCTGGGACGAGCTGGTCCGCCAGGTGCTGGCGGGAGTCGACCGCGCCCGCGCGGCGGTGGTGGCGGGGTCGGGGGTGCCGGGGTTTTCGCCGCGGGAGCCGGGACCGGGCAACCACGCGGCGGCGCCGAGGATCGCGGTGGGACGCAACCAGTACGAGCTGGCGGCGGACCGCGCACCGGGGGACGCTGCGCGGTCGACGGGCCGCGCCGGGCACCGCCGGCTGCCGCGCCCGCGCCCGATTTCGTGGCGGCGGGAGTCGGAGTACCCGGAGGAAGCCTGA
- a CDS encoding TIGR03564 family F420-dependent LLM class oxidoreductase — MTIGAALPAGDLAGATNSVDALLAQTREAADAGLGSVWFSQLFDHDALTLAALAGREVPGVAVGTAVVPLYPRHPLHLASQAQTAQAATGGRFTLGLGLGVPSLLEPAFGFEYPPPISSLRESLTVLREIFDGGRPAFDGETLTACPPLPTAVPGGGDVPIVVAAMGPQALRVAGELADGTLPFLAGPRALAEHVVPVLTKAAAEAGRPDPRVIAAVPAVVTGDADTVRQVAAVHLGYYGDIPSYRRILDVEGVTHPADLALIGDERTVEAGLRRYFDAGATEVVLIQSGMRSAQERLRTWRLAGSLA, encoded by the coding sequence ATGACCATCGGTGCCGCCCTCCCCGCCGGCGACCTGGCCGGCGCAACCAACAGCGTCGACGCCCTCCTCGCCCAAACCCGCGAAGCGGCCGACGCCGGCCTCGGATCCGTCTGGTTCTCCCAGCTCTTCGACCACGACGCCCTCACCCTCGCCGCGCTGGCCGGGCGGGAGGTTCCCGGCGTCGCCGTCGGGACCGCCGTTGTTCCGCTCTACCCGCGGCACCCGCTCCACCTCGCCTCCCAGGCACAGACCGCGCAGGCCGCGACCGGGGGGCGGTTCACGCTCGGGCTGGGGCTCGGTGTGCCGAGCCTGCTCGAACCCGCCTTCGGCTTCGAATACCCGCCGCCCATCAGCTCCCTGCGCGAGTCGCTCACCGTGCTGCGCGAGATCTTCGACGGCGGGCGCCCCGCCTTCGACGGCGAAACCCTCACGGCCTGCCCGCCGCTGCCCACCGCCGTCCCCGGTGGTGGGGACGTCCCCATCGTGGTCGCCGCCATGGGGCCGCAGGCGCTGCGGGTCGCCGGGGAACTCGCCGATGGCACCCTGCCCTTCCTCGCCGGGCCGCGGGCGCTCGCCGAGCACGTCGTGCCCGTCCTCACCAAGGCCGCCGCCGAGGCCGGGCGGCCCGATCCGCGGGTGATCGCCGCCGTGCCCGCCGTCGTCACCGGTGACGCCGACACCGTGCGGCAGGTCGCCGCCGTGCACCTCGGCTACTACGGCGACATCCCGTCCTACCGCCGCATCCTCGACGTCGAAGGCGTCACGCACCCGGCCGACCTCGCCCTGATCGGCGACGAGCGCACCGTCGAGGCCGGCCTGCGCCGGTACTTCGACGCCGGGGCGACCGAGGTCGTCCTCATCCAGTCCGGCATGCGGTCGGCCCAGGAACGGCTGCGCACCTGGCGGCTGGCGGGATCACTGGCGTAA
- a CDS encoding ABC transporter permease, with the protein MSAPALPSPLAARSLPAAVWRAVRSGRWTSTCAVLIVVIVLLAAGADLWVLAEGQSLVPDISTLGPTGLPAGTLGGVSGAHWFGVEPLTGVDLFALVAHGARTSLLVGLGATVLGTALGVVIGVSAGYLGGWWDRLVTWTADVILGFPYLIFMIALGAVLPVDFPRQVTLIVVLGLFGWPRVARIVRAQTLTLAKRDFVAAAKVIGGGPWHVFTKELLPNLWAPVIVVASLSIPSMIGSEAALSFLGVGVLPPTPSWGRTISTAIDFFETDPMYLVFPGLLLFLITLAFNVVGDAIRDALDPRSGGAA; encoded by the coding sequence GTGTCCGCCCCTGCCCTGCCGTCGCCGCTTGCGGCGCGCTCCCTGCCCGCCGCGGTCTGGCGTGCCGTCCGGTCCGGGCGGTGGACGTCCACCTGCGCCGTCCTGATCGTCGTCATCGTGCTGCTCGCTGCCGGGGCCGACCTGTGGGTCCTGGCCGAAGGGCAGAGCCTCGTCCCTGACATCTCGACGCTCGGCCCGACCGGCCTCCCCGCCGGGACGCTCGGCGGCGTGAGCGGCGCGCACTGGTTCGGGGTCGAGCCGCTGACCGGCGTCGACCTCTTCGCGCTCGTCGCCCACGGCGCGCGGACGTCGCTGCTCGTCGGGCTCGGCGCCACCGTCCTGGGCACCGCGCTCGGCGTCGTGATCGGCGTCAGCGCCGGCTACCTCGGCGGCTGGTGGGACCGCCTGGTGACCTGGACCGCCGACGTCATCCTCGGCTTCCCGTACCTGATCTTCATGATCGCCCTCGGCGCCGTCCTGCCGGTCGACTTCCCGCGGCAGGTCACGCTGATCGTCGTCCTCGGGCTCTTCGGCTGGCCGCGCGTGGCCCGCATCGTCCGGGCCCAGACCCTGACGCTGGCCAAGCGCGACTTCGTCGCCGCGGCCAAGGTCATCGGCGGCGGCCCGTGGCACGTCTTCACCAAGGAACTGCTGCCCAACCTCTGGGCGCCGGTCATCGTCGTCGCCAGCCTGTCCATCCCGTCGATGATCGGCAGCGAGGCCGCGCTGTCGTTCCTCGGCGTCGGCGTCCTGCCCCCGACCCCCAGTTGGGGCCGCACCATCAGCACCGCCATCGACTTCTTCGAGACCGACCCGATGTACCTGGTCTTCCCCGGGCTCCTGCTGTTCCTGATCACGCTGGCGTTCAACGTCGTCGGCGACGCGATCCGCGACGCGCTCGACCCGCGTTCGGGAGGCGCGGCCTGA
- a CDS encoding ABC transporter permease, which yields MRTARFVATRFAGMLLVLLVVAFVTFVVFYILPADPARMACGRPCTPEGLQVAREFMGYDIPWYGQFFEFLGGIVGGRTFGTGAAAIHCTAPCFGWDFQNNVDVLSEIGDRIEVSFSVALGAAAIWIVLGVGLGVLSALRRGTAVDRITMATAMAGVSMPAYLAGMVGITIFAFGLDVVPKSGYVPLSENPAQWAWHLVLPWCVLAFLHAAIYARLTRGQMLETLGEDYIRTARAKGLTERKVVGRHALRNVLLPVITVFGVDLGALLAGTVITERIFGMAGVGRLLVDAIASLNLPVLLGVTLFSALLVTVLNFLVDLCYGALDPRARLV from the coding sequence ATGCGCACCGCCCGTTTCGTCGCCACCCGGTTCGCCGGGATGCTCCTGGTCCTGCTCGTCGTCGCGTTCGTGACGTTCGTCGTGTTCTACATCCTGCCCGCCGACCCGGCCCGGATGGCCTGCGGCCGTCCGTGCACCCCCGAAGGCCTCCAGGTGGCGCGGGAGTTCATGGGCTACGACATCCCCTGGTACGGGCAGTTCTTCGAGTTCCTCGGCGGGATCGTCGGCGGCCGCACGTTCGGCACCGGCGCCGCGGCGATCCACTGCACGGCACCGTGCTTCGGCTGGGACTTCCAGAACAACGTCGACGTGCTCAGCGAGATCGGCGACCGGATCGAGGTCAGCTTCTCGGTCGCGCTGGGCGCCGCGGCGATCTGGATCGTCCTCGGCGTCGGCCTCGGCGTGCTTTCCGCGCTGCGCCGCGGGACCGCCGTCGACCGGATCACCATGGCCACCGCGATGGCCGGGGTGTCCATGCCCGCCTACCTGGCCGGGATGGTCGGCATCACGATCTTCGCCTTCGGTCTCGACGTCGTCCCGAAGTCCGGGTACGTGCCGCTGAGCGAAAATCCCGCCCAGTGGGCGTGGCACCTCGTGCTGCCGTGGTGCGTCCTGGCCTTCCTGCACGCGGCCATCTACGCGCGGCTCACCCGCGGCCAGATGCTGGAGACCCTCGGTGAGGACTACATCCGCACCGCGCGGGCCAAGGGCCTGACCGAACGCAAGGTCGTGGGACGGCACGCGCTGCGCAACGTCCTGCTGCCGGTGATCACCGTGTTCGGCGTCGACCTCGGTGCGCTGCTGGCCGGGACCGTGATCACCGAGCGGATCTTCGGCATGGCCGGGGTCGGGCGGCTGCTCGTCGACGCGATCGCGTCGCTGAACCTGCCGGTGCTGCTCGGCGTGACGCTGTTCTCGGCCCTGCTCGTCACGGTCCTGAACTTCCTGGTCGATCTCTGCTACGGCGCGCTCGATCCGCGAGCCCGCCTTGTCTGA
- a CDS encoding ABC transporter substrate-binding protein, translating into MKKLRFAAGVLAAVTLLTACGANDTPAGQGGTVKPGGNLVLLNDAPSITWDPAKSSNLVVTTLGLIHRRLTSWDVAPGKDTTIVPDLATDTGRPSDGGKTWTFTLKDGLKYADGTPIKSEDVKWGLERSFAPAFSGGLAYHKDLLSPGLAYKGPFEGKELDSIQTPDPKTIVFHLARPYGDFNWVASTPAFSPVPKGKGAEANYGDHPVASGPYQLASYERGKSAKLTRNPNWSRDEDKTRLANPDTIEFELGQDTSVISKRLIDDTGTDRNAFGMSFASPAQLAQIQGSASAKSRLVTSESGALAYLSLNTQRGNLTNPKVRQAFQYAVDKAAYQVASAGSAQLAGDVATTLITPGLQGREQYDLYPAPPSGDVAKAKQLLAEAGFPNGIDGLVLATHNENGYPEKAASIQASLARAGIKITIKPLDEDTYTSEVDTKGLSDYDLTLTSWQPDIPSANANIQPLFQSTEIGNGGYNESRYNNPEVDKLIAEAQATVDPAEAGKKWAALDKKILADSPVVPLIYTRNSFLHGSQVGDVQIGRFPAYVDYRKFGIIQ; encoded by the coding sequence ATGAAAAAGCTGCGGTTCGCCGCGGGGGTGCTGGCCGCCGTCACGCTGCTGACGGCGTGCGGCGCCAACGACACACCGGCGGGGCAGGGCGGCACCGTCAAGCCGGGCGGCAACCTCGTCCTGCTCAACGACGCGCCCTCGATCACGTGGGACCCGGCGAAGAGCTCGAACCTGGTCGTCACCACGCTCGGGCTGATCCACCGGCGGCTGACGTCGTGGGACGTCGCGCCCGGCAAGGACACCACGATCGTGCCCGACCTGGCCACCGACACCGGACGGCCGAGCGACGGCGGCAAGACGTGGACGTTCACCCTCAAGGACGGCCTCAAGTACGCCGACGGCACGCCGATCAAGAGCGAAGACGTCAAGTGGGGCCTCGAGCGCTCGTTCGCGCCCGCGTTCTCCGGCGGTCTGGCCTACCACAAGGACCTGCTCTCGCCGGGCCTGGCGTACAAGGGCCCGTTCGAGGGCAAGGAGCTCGACTCCATCCAGACGCCGGACCCGAAGACGATCGTCTTCCACCTGGCCCGCCCCTACGGCGACTTCAACTGGGTGGCCAGCACCCCGGCCTTCTCGCCGGTGCCGAAGGGCAAGGGTGCCGAGGCGAACTACGGTGACCACCCGGTCGCGTCCGGCCCGTACCAGCTGGCGAGCTACGAGCGCGGCAAGTCGGCGAAGCTGACGCGCAACCCGAACTGGAGCCGCGACGAGGACAAGACGCGGCTGGCCAACCCGGACACCATCGAGTTCGAGCTCGGCCAGGACACCAGCGTCATCTCCAAGCGCCTGATCGACGACACGGGCACCGACCGCAACGCCTTCGGCATGTCGTTCGCCTCGCCCGCGCAGCTGGCCCAGATCCAGGGCAGCGCCTCGGCCAAGTCGCGGCTGGTGACGTCGGAATCCGGGGCGCTGGCCTACCTTTCGCTGAACACCCAGCGCGGCAACCTGACGAACCCGAAGGTGCGCCAGGCCTTCCAGTACGCCGTCGACAAGGCCGCCTACCAGGTCGCCAGCGCGGGCAGCGCCCAGCTGGCCGGCGACGTCGCCACGACGCTGATCACGCCGGGCCTGCAGGGCCGCGAGCAGTACGACCTGTACCCGGCGCCGCCGTCCGGTGACGTGGCCAAAGCCAAGCAGCTGCTGGCCGAAGCGGGCTTCCCGAACGGCATCGACGGCCTGGTCCTGGCCACCCACAACGAAAACGGCTACCCGGAGAAGGCAGCGTCGATCCAGGCGTCGCTGGCCCGGGCGGGCATCAAGATCACCATCAAGCCGCTCGACGAGGACACCTACACGTCCGAAGTGGACACCAAGGGCCTCTCGGACTACGACCTGACGCTGACCTCGTGGCAGCCGGACATCCCGTCGGCCAACGCGAACATCCAGCCCCTGTTCCAGTCCACCGAGATCGGCAACGGCGGGTACAACGAATCCCGCTACAACAACCCCGAGGTCGACAAGCTGATCGCCGAAGCACAGGCCACCGTGGACCCGGCCGAGGCCGGGAAGAAGTGGGCGGCGCTGGACAAGAAGATCCTCGCCGACTCGCCCGTGGTGCCGCTGATCTACACCCGCAACTCGTTCCTGCACGGTTCGCAGGTCGGTGACGTCCAGATCGGGCGCTTCCCGGCCTACGTCGACTACCGCAAGTTCGGGATCATCCAATGA
- a CDS encoding ABC transporter ATP-binding protein has protein sequence MSGAGLLRLHDVAVSFGDVEAVRGVGYEVHAGEVVAVVGESGSGKTVTAMSLLGLLPPTARVTGRAELAGRDLYALTPAELREVRGGDVGMVFQEPMSALNPVFTIGDQLVEAIRTHQPLAAPAARERAIELLTLVGLSDPRQRFRSYPHELSGGQLQRVVIAMAVANEPKLLIADEPTTALDVTVQAEILELLRDLRERLGTAILLITHDMGVVADLADRVVVMHDGRVVEQGPVETIFAAPAEEYTRELLGSVVSLGSAVTTHPVASIPDVPAVAPLLRVENLSVTYRGRFRTLSVHAAAGVNLHVEPGEVLGLVGESGSGKSTVARAVAGLLAPSAGSVRIGDADITRVRGRAAKALRRRVGVVFQDPLSSLNPRTTVGESVATPLRLHGAVRSSEVDKRVAELLSAVQLSPSLAGRYPHELSGGQRQRACIARALALRPDLLVADEPTSALDVTIQARILDLLRELRQEFGFACLFISHDLAVIEQLADRVAVMHQGRVVEQGPAKEVLTAPAHPYTQRLLSAAPVADPQAQRRRREAWRQLR, from the coding sequence ATGAGCGGAGCCGGGCTCCTGCGGCTGCACGACGTCGCGGTCTCGTTCGGGGACGTCGAAGCCGTCCGCGGGGTCGGCTACGAGGTCCACGCGGGCGAAGTCGTCGCCGTGGTCGGGGAGTCCGGCTCCGGCAAGACGGTCACCGCGATGTCCCTGCTCGGCCTGCTCCCGCCCACGGCCCGCGTCACGGGCCGGGCGGAGCTGGCCGGGCGGGACCTCTACGCGCTGACCCCGGCCGAGCTGCGGGAGGTCCGCGGCGGCGACGTCGGGATGGTGTTCCAGGAGCCGATGAGCGCGCTGAACCCGGTGTTCACCATCGGGGACCAGCTCGTCGAGGCCATCCGGACGCACCAGCCGCTCGCGGCACCGGCCGCCCGGGAGCGGGCGATCGAGCTGCTCACCCTGGTCGGGCTGTCGGACCCGCGGCAGCGGTTCCGGTCCTACCCGCACGAGCTGTCCGGCGGGCAGCTGCAGCGCGTCGTCATCGCGATGGCGGTGGCGAACGAGCCGAAGCTGCTCATCGCCGACGAGCCGACCACGGCGCTGGACGTCACCGTGCAGGCGGAGATCCTCGAGCTGCTGCGCGACCTGCGCGAGCGGCTGGGCACGGCGATCCTGCTGATCACGCACGACATGGGCGTGGTCGCCGACCTGGCCGACCGGGTGGTCGTGATGCACGACGGCCGCGTGGTCGAGCAGGGCCCGGTCGAGACGATCTTCGCCGCGCCGGCCGAGGAGTACACGCGGGAGCTGCTCGGCTCGGTCGTCTCGCTCGGCAGCGCGGTCACCACGCACCCGGTGGCGTCGATCCCGGACGTCCCCGCCGTGGCACCGCTGCTGCGCGTGGAGAACCTGTCGGTCACCTACCGCGGCCGGTTCCGCACCCTGTCCGTGCACGCCGCCGCGGGCGTGAACCTGCACGTCGAGCCGGGTGAGGTGCTCGGCCTGGTCGGCGAGTCCGGCTCGGGCAAGAGCACGGTGGCCCGCGCGGTCGCGGGCCTCCTCGCGCCGTCTGCCGGTTCGGTCCGCATCGGCGACGCGGACATCACCCGGGTCCGCGGCCGGGCGGCGAAGGCGCTGCGCCGCCGCGTCGGCGTGGTGTTCCAGGACCCGCTGTCGTCGTTGAACCCGCGTACGACGGTGGGGGAGAGCGTCGCGACGCCGCTGCGGCTGCACGGCGCAGTCCGGTCGTCCGAAGTGGACAAACGAGTCGCGGAACTGCTGTCCGCGGTCCAGCTGTCGCCGTCACTGGCGGGCCGGTACCCGCACGAGCTCTCGGGCGGCCAGCGGCAGCGGGCGTGCATCGCGCGGGCCCTGGCGTTGCGCCCGGACCTCCTGGTGGCCGACGAGCCGACGAGCGCACTCGACGTGACGATCCAGGCCCGGATCCTGGATCTGCTGCGGGAACTGCGGCAGGAGTTCGGGTTCGCGTGCCTGTTCATCAGCCACGACCTGGCGGTGATCGAGCAGCTCGCGGACCGGGTCGCGGTGATGCACCAGGGCCGGGTGGTGGAGCAGGGGCCGGCGAAGGAGGTGCTGACGGCACCGGCGCACCCGTACACGCAGCGGTTGCTGTCGGCGGCGCCGGTCGCGGACCCGCAGGCCCAGCGCCGGCGCCGCGAAGCCTGGCGGCAGCTGCGCTAA
- a CDS encoding LLM class flavin-dependent oxidoreductase produces the protein MTSRSLHVAVELSPGAPAGTAMTAERAGFTFATFDDSPRLDAVTRAAYVATRTDRLGLAVNVTTAEPLHLAARLASLDHASHGRAAWVVGPGALHHEAAEVVEVVRRLWDSWDDDAVIENQDPPITRRPPQGRLVVCASDALAGAVRPDIVLVGGTGLDDVRTRARRARDTGAPLVFAEVEVRLGEAGRRPSGDRLRYTGSAPGLTELLGWLATSVDGVRLHFADPAAELPAPAGEVLPALRAEGLLTPPAPGATLRASLGLPRPESVVA, from the coding sequence ATGACTTCTCGCAGCCTGCACGTCGCCGTGGAGCTGTCCCCCGGCGCGCCGGCAGGCACCGCCATGACCGCCGAACGGGCCGGGTTCACCTTCGCCACCTTCGACGACTCCCCGCGGCTCGACGCGGTCACCCGCGCCGCCTACGTCGCCACGCGGACCGACCGGCTCGGACTCGCGGTGAACGTCACCACGGCCGAGCCGCTGCACCTGGCCGCGCGGCTGGCGAGCCTGGACCACGCCTCGCACGGGCGCGCGGCCTGGGTGGTCGGCCCCGGCGCACTGCACCACGAAGCGGCCGAGGTCGTCGAAGTCGTGCGCCGGCTGTGGGACTCCTGGGACGACGACGCCGTGATCGAGAACCAGGACCCGCCGATCACCCGGCGGCCACCGCAAGGCCGGCTGGTGGTGTGCGCGTCCGACGCACTGGCCGGGGCCGTGCGCCCGGACATCGTGCTGGTGGGCGGCACCGGACTCGACGACGTCCGCACCCGCGCCCGGCGCGCCCGCGACACCGGGGCCCCGCTGGTCTTCGCCGAGGTCGAGGTCCGGCTCGGCGAGGCAGGCCGCCGGCCATCCGGGGACCGGTTGCGCTACACCGGGTCCGCGCCCGGCCTGACCGAGCTGCTGGGCTGGCTCGCCACGAGCGTCGACGGCGTCCGCCTGCACTTCGCGGACCCGGCCGCCGAGCTGCCGGCGCCGGCCGGCGAGGTGCTGCCGGCGCTGCGCGCCGAAGGCCTGCTCACACCACCCGCGCCGGGAGCCACGCTGCGGGCGTCGCTCGGTCTCCCGCGTCCGGAAAGCGTGGTGGCTTAG